One Camelina sativa cultivar DH55 chromosome 3, Cs, whole genome shotgun sequence genomic window carries:
- the LOC104778483 gene encoding pectinesterase inhibitor-like: MMIKFLLLTLLVIISPIWAKNDLMINECHNAQAPTTCMQCLESDPTSVHADPVGIAGIVIHCLDSRLNIIINNLTELSSKEDKAEVKKVLKACKQDLSMKVPKKLSEAKTDLRSGDYDRAARSIMLGLSYPWSCRSNLQSVKFDEYLFEESLELFSQINIYAQLSDAAMRIIDRF, translated from the exons ATGATGATCAAGTTTCTCTTGTTAACTCTTCTAGTGATCATCTCTCCGATTTGGGCAAAGAATGATCTGATGATAAATGAATGCCACAATGCACAAGCGCCGACCACTTGCATGCAGTGTCTTGAATCCGACCCAACCTCCGTTCATGCTGACCCTGTTGGTATCGCCGGCATCGTCATACACTGTCTCGACTCTCGCCTCAATATCATCATCAA CAACCTAACGGAACTATCGTCAAAGGAAGACAAAGCTGAAGTTAAGAAAGTTTTGAAGGCATGCAAACAGGACTTGTCGATGAAGGTACCTAAAAAACTATCGGAAGCCAAAACGGATCTGAGAAGCGGTGATTACGACAGAGCCGCTAGATCAATAATGCTTGGACTTAGCTACCCTTGGAGCTGTCGGTCCAATCTCCAGAGTGTCAAGTTTGATGAGTATTTGTTTGAGGAGTCTTTGGAGCTATTTAGCCAAATCAACATATATGCCCAACTCTCTGATGCTGCTATGAGGATCATTGATCGCTTCTAA
- the LOC104778480 gene encoding uncharacterized protein At4g15545-like — protein MSQSGGDFSLPDEILAVIPTDPYDQLDLARKITSMAIASRVSTLESQVSGLRQKLLEKDGLVLELEXXXXXXXXLGSECMCLLLNWFIFGLKMKLTQERDSLAITAKKLGRDFAKLEAFKRQLMQSLNDENPSQSETADVKMVPRDKDENSNGLSARGSYSNKEGFSEARQRLPLTPQFSPAFTPSGTPKMISTAASPRSYSAASSPKLFSGAASPTSSHYDVRLWSSASQQSSVPNSPPRSHSVSARHPRIDGKEFFRQARSRLSYEQFSAFLANIKELNARKQSREETLHKAEEIFGKENNDLYISFKGLVTGGR, from the exons ATGTCTCAAAGCGGCGGTGACTTCAGCCTCCCCGACGAGATTCTCGCCGTGATTCCCACCGACCCTTATGATCAACTCGATCTCGCCAGGAAGATCACTTCCATGGCCATCGCTTCTAGGGTTTCAACTCTGGAATCCCAAGTCTCCGGCTTGAGACAGAAGCTTCTTGAGAAAGATGGGCTTGTCCTTGAACTTGAANNNNNNNNNNNNNNNNNNNNNN GACTTGGATCCGAGTGTATGTGTCTTTTACTCAATTGGTTCATCTTTGGATTGAAGATGAAACTAACTCAAGAACGAGATTCACTGGCAATTACCGCGAAGAAACTCGGTCGTGATTTTGCAAAG CTGGAAGCATTTAAGAGACAATTGATGCAGTCATTGAATGATGAGAATCCATCT CAATCTGAGACAGCTGATGTCAAAATGGTTCCTCGAGACAAAG ATGAGAATTCAAATGGCTTATCGGCACGCGGTTCCTACTCAAACAAAGAAG GTTTCAGTGAAGCCAGGCAAAGACTGCCTTTGACACCCCAGTTCTCTCCTGCGTTTACGCCAAGCGGAACACCGAAGATGATATCTACTGCTGCGTCTCCGAGAAGCTACTCTGCCGCTTCATCGCCAAAGCTATTCTCTGGTGCCGCATCTCCAACATCTTCACATTATGATGTACGTCTGTGGTCTTCAGCAAGCCAGCAATCTTCAGTGCCAAACTCTCCTCCTCGCTCACATTCTGTTTCAG CTCGCCATCCGCGGATTGATGGGAAAGAGTTCTTTAGACAAGCCAG GAGCCGTCTGTCTTACGAACAGTTCAGTGCATTTCTGGCTAACATCAAGGAACTAAACGCTAGGAAGCAGAGCCGGGAG GAAACATTACATAAAGCGGAGGAAATATTTGGAAAGGAAAACAATGATCTTTACATATCGTTTAAGGGACTTGTCACAGGCGGGCgttga
- the LOC104778481 gene encoding protein unc-45 homolog A-like, with the protein MASVVTATATGKVEKGHQLYREGKYREALLFYTEALTAAKPKPQKIALHSNRAACYLKLHDFNKAAEECSWVLELDQKHSGALMLRAQTLVTLKEYQSALFDVTRLLELNPDSEVYLNLESRLRTQLPLAPIPESEEEFEQDEEQESDDVEQDTAEKKYRQVERALHERRDKRFDSVVAIRKDLETTLNKVEVVAPKTPEVRDQNCKEVPLSGKQQSNAWQAIPKPKGHSTLDYARWDSVEDGSSEEDDDDDSDDSDESPPQYRFRVKTVGVRPVK; encoded by the exons ATGGCATCGGTGGTGACGGCGACGGCTACAGGCAAGGTGGAGAAAGGGCATCAGCTCTACAGAGAAGGCAAGTACAGGGAGGCTCTTCTCTTCTATACGGAGGCTCTTACAGCTGCTAAGCCCAAACCCCAGAAGATCGCTCTTCACAGCAACCGCGCCGCTTGTTATTTGAAATTACACGACTTCAAtaag GCAGCAGAAGAATGCAGTTGGGTGCTTGAGCTTGATCAGAAACACAGCGGAGCTTTGATGCTGAGGGCTCAGACTTTAGTCACCCTTAAAGAATACCAATCTGCTCTTTTTGATGTCACCAGGCTTTTGGAGTTGAACCCTGATTCCGAGGTTTATCTCAACCTCGAGTCTCGCTTGAGGACTCAGTTG CCCCTTGCTCCAATTCCTGAATCTGAAGAAGAGTTTGAACAAGACGAAGAACAAGAGAGTGACGACGTTGAACAAGACACAGCTGAGAAGAAATATAGACAAGTTGAGCGGGCTCTCCatgagagaagagataagaggtTTGACtctgtagttgccatcagaaaAGATCTAGAGACTACTCTAAACAAGGTGGAAGTTGTAGCACCTAAAACTCCAGAGGTTAGAGATCAGAACTGCAAGGAAGTGCCCTTGTCTGGAAAGCAGCAATCTAATGCGTGGCAAGCCATACCTAAGCCTAAGGGTCATTCAACACTCGATTACGCCCGTTGGGATTCAGTTGAAGATGGATCCAGcgaagaagatgacgatgacgaCAGTGATGACAGTGATGAGTCTCCACCCCAGTACAGATTCCGTGTAAAAACCGTTGGGGTGCGTCCTGTGAAATGA